From Hartmannibacter diazotrophicus, a single genomic window includes:
- a CDS encoding STAS domain-containing protein — translation MIGLPEICDIPAAVDLQARCLDLGPAQEISFSGAAVRRCGTPFIQVLLAAANAAKASGAKVDLADPSQVLRESLEGLGLTAQLVEWEQEKNA, via the coding sequence GTGATCGGCCTTCCGGAGATCTGCGACATACCGGCCGCCGTGGATCTGCAGGCGCGATGCCTCGACCTTGGCCCGGCTCAGGAAATCAGCTTCTCGGGTGCGGCCGTCCGGCGCTGCGGAACGCCGTTCATTCAGGTTCTTCTGGCTGCGGCGAATGCCGCCAAGGCGTCCGGCGCGAAGGTCGATCTCGCCGATCCCTCGCAGGTCCTGCGCGAAAGTCTGGAAGGTTTGGGGCTCACGGCTCAGCTCGTGGAATGGGAGCAAGAAAAGAATGCGTAA
- a CDS encoding response regulator: MRKKVLTVDDSKTMRDMVAFTLKGAGFDVIEAEDGVKALSALNGTSVDLVITDINMPNMDGVTLVRQLRAKAAFKSTPILILTTEGGDDKKADGRAAGATGWIVKPFAPDKLLSVVNKVCPAA; the protein is encoded by the coding sequence ATGCGTAAGAAGGTTCTCACCGTCGACGACAGCAAGACGATGCGGGATATGGTTGCGTTCACCCTGAAAGGGGCCGGTTTCGACGTGATCGAGGCCGAAGACGGGGTCAAGGCCCTGTCGGCCCTCAACGGAACCAGCGTTGATCTGGTGATTACCGACATCAACATGCCGAACATGGATGGCGTGACGCTGGTCCGCCAGCTTCGGGCCAAGGCCGCCTTCAAGTCGACACCCATCCTCATCCTGACGACCGAGGGCGGCGACGACAAGAAGGCCGATGGTCGTGCCGCGGGCGCCACCGGATGGATCGTCAAGCCCTTTGCGCCCGACAAGCTCCTGTCGGTCGTCAACAAGGTCTGCCCCGCAGCCTGA
- a CDS encoding ATP-binding protein: MDTGLISPDEDAEDDRRDVYHPGNRCLGRVVACNGSQATISAVINAGETTLSELWSVGRLVSISTGVSRIAALVYSMTTQSRAWADSHDNVMLVEVELVGEVTTLEDGEVLFHSGIRTYPHLGAVAHRMRATDLAAIYRNHSDKSEVIGRLSQDETMDAAISIPTLLDRHFAVLGSTGVGKSTSVSHLINKAIAAEPTLRVLILDPHNEFAAAFPDKSVVIEPDTMSLPFWLFRLEEFVEVLFRGRPGVPEEIDFLHDLIAEAKRIFKATPDSGIVRRDAERHGISVDTPVPYRLTDLIDQIDERLGKLDGKDEKPTLRNLKQRILSAASNPRFRFMFANNAVGDTMADVISAIFRIPGHGRPITAFQLSGIPSEVVNAVASVLCRLAFELGVAANGGLRLLVLCEEAHRYVPADASIGFAPTRQAIARIAKEGRKYGVGLGVITQRPGELDATILSQCSTVFAMRLTNDKDQEIIAKAISSSSSSTIGFLSSLDNGEAIAFGEAIAVPMRMRFERLAQHRLPRSAGRESSLAAERRANDAGALVRRMRHVAPVDDFALGRGVSAGLDKSPSDDLLDDAPGLFYGSRGDPEFLSHVPGSSQSVRRYSDGSTSLPRSPLTQTAREPDVRTNGAPSSSTPDSRTEHERELSIREAIFGRPGSSRR; the protein is encoded by the coding sequence GTGGATACCGGACTGATTTCGCCCGACGAGGATGCGGAAGATGATCGCCGTGATGTTTATCATCCCGGCAATCGCTGTCTTGGACGCGTCGTGGCCTGCAACGGCTCCCAGGCCACGATCTCCGCAGTGATCAATGCGGGCGAGACGACGCTGTCGGAACTCTGGTCCGTCGGCCGGCTGGTCTCCATCAGCACCGGCGTCAGCCGTATCGCCGCGCTGGTCTATTCGATGACCACGCAGAGCCGCGCCTGGGCGGATAGCCATGACAACGTCATGCTGGTCGAGGTCGAGCTGGTCGGCGAGGTGACCACCCTCGAGGATGGCGAGGTCCTCTTCCACAGCGGTATTCGCACCTATCCCCATCTCGGCGCCGTCGCCCACCGCATGCGGGCCACCGATCTGGCCGCCATCTACCGCAATCATTCCGACAAATCGGAAGTCATCGGCCGCCTGTCGCAGGACGAGACGATGGACGCGGCGATTTCGATCCCGACGCTGCTCGACCGCCACTTCGCCGTTCTCGGTTCGACCGGCGTCGGCAAATCCACGTCGGTGAGCCACCTCATCAACAAGGCGATTGCCGCCGAGCCGACCCTGCGTGTCCTGATCCTCGATCCGCACAACGAATTCGCGGCGGCCTTTCCCGACAAGTCGGTCGTGATCGAGCCCGACACCATGTCGCTGCCCTTCTGGCTCTTCCGGCTGGAGGAGTTCGTCGAGGTGCTCTTTCGCGGCCGCCCGGGCGTGCCGGAGGAAATCGACTTCCTGCACGACCTCATCGCGGAAGCGAAGCGCATCTTCAAGGCTACGCCCGACAGCGGCATCGTTCGCCGCGATGCCGAGCGGCACGGCATCTCCGTCGACACGCCCGTGCCCTACCGCCTCACCGACCTCATCGACCAGATCGACGAGCGTCTCGGCAAGCTCGACGGCAAGGACGAGAAGCCGACCCTGCGCAATCTGAAGCAGCGCATCCTGTCGGCGGCCTCCAATCCGCGCTTCCGCTTCATGTTCGCCAACAATGCGGTCGGCGACACCATGGCCGACGTCATCAGCGCGATCTTCCGCATTCCAGGCCACGGCCGGCCGATCACGGCCTTCCAGCTTTCCGGCATCCCGTCCGAAGTCGTGAACGCCGTGGCCTCTGTCCTTTGCCGGCTTGCCTTCGAGCTCGGCGTCGCCGCCAACGGCGGCCTGCGCCTGCTGGTCCTCTGCGAGGAGGCGCACCGCTACGTGCCCGCCGATGCCTCCATCGGGTTTGCCCCCACGCGGCAGGCCATCGCACGGATCGCCAAGGAAGGCCGTAAATATGGCGTCGGCCTCGGCGTCATCACCCAGCGCCCGGGCGAGCTCGACGCGACCATCCTGTCGCAGTGCTCGACGGTCTTCGCGATGCGTCTGACCAACGACAAGGACCAGGAGATCATCGCCAAGGCGATTTCGTCCTCGTCCTCGTCCACGATCGGCTTCCTGTCTTCGCTCGACAACGGCGAGGCGATTGCCTTCGGTGAGGCCATTGCTGTGCCCATGCGCATGCGCTTCGAGCGTCTTGCCCAGCATCGGCTGCCGAGATCGGCCGGCCGGGAATCGTCCCTGGCGGCGGAGCGCCGCGCCAACGATGCCGGCGCGCTTGTGCGCCGCATGCGGCATGTGGCGCCGGTCGACGACTTTGCGCTCGGACGCGGTGTGTCGGCCGGATTGGACAAGAGCCCGTCGGACGATCTGCTCGACGACGCGCCCGGCCTTTTCTATGGTTCGCGCGGCGATCCGGAGTTCCTGTCCCATGTACCCGGCTCCAGCCAGTCCGTGCGCCGATATTCCGACGGCTCGACGAGCCTGCCGCGGTCGCCTTTGACCCAGACGGCACGTGAACCGGACGTCAGGACGAATGGTGCGCCGTCGTCTTCAACGCCCGACAGCCGCACCGAACATGAGCGCGAGCTATCCATTCGTGAGGCCATTTTCGGGCGCCCTGGCTCGTCCAGGCGCTGA